A single window of Oxyura jamaicensis isolate SHBP4307 breed ruddy duck chromosome 3, BPBGC_Ojam_1.0, whole genome shotgun sequence DNA harbors:
- the CNR1 gene encoding cannabinoid receptor 1 isoform X1 — protein MRTSSDVFFPPRSLFETSKTGVMKSILDGLADTTFRTITTDLLYVGSNDIQYEDMKGDMASKLGYYPQKFPLSSFRGDPFQEKMTAGDDPLLSIIPSDQINITEFYNKSLSTFKDNEENIQCGENFMDMECFMILNPSQQLAIAVLSLTLGTFTVLENLLVLCVILHSRSLRCRPSYHFIGSLAVADLLGSVIFVYSFVDFHVFHRKDSPNVFLFKLGGVTASFTASVGSLFLTAIDRYISIHRPLAYKRIVTRPKAVVAFCVMWTIAIVIAVLPLLGWNCKKLNSVCSDIFPLIDETYLMFWIGVTSVLLLFIVYAYMYILWKAHSHAVRMIQRGTQKSIIIQTTEDGKVQITRPDQTRMDIRLAKTLVLILVVLIICWGPLLAIMVYDVFGKMNKLIKTVFAFCSMLCLLNSTVNPIIYALRSKDLRHAFRSMFPTCEGTAQPLDNSMESDCQHKHANNTGNVHRAAESCIKSTVKIAKVTMSVSTDTTAEAL, from the coding sequence GACTTCCTCAGATGTGTTTTTCCCTCCTCGAAGTCTCTTTGAAACCAGCAAGACTGGGGTTATGAAGTCAATCCTAGATGGCCTCGCAGATACAACTTTCCGAACAATTACGACAGATCTGCTTTACGTGGGCTCCAACGATATCCAGTACGAAGACATGAAAGGCGACATGGCATCCAAGCTGGGATACTATCCCCAGAAgttccccctctcctccttcagGGGTGAtcctttccaagaaaaaatgaCTGCGGGAGATGATCCCCTGCTGAGCATTATTCCCTCAGACCAGATCAATATCACAGAGTTTTACAACAAGTCCTTGTCCACGTTTAAGGATAATGAGGAGAACATACAGTGTGGGGAGAACTTCATGGATATGGAGTGCTTTATGATCCTGaaccccagccagcagctggccaTCGCCGTTCTGTCGCTTACCCTGGGCACCTTCACAGTCCTCGAGAACCTCCTGGTCCTGTGTGTCATCCTCCACTCCCGAAGCCTCCGGTGTAGGCCCTCCTACCACTTCATCGGCAGCCTGGCTGTGGCCGACCTCCTGGGCAGCGTGATTTTTGTCTACAGTTTTGTTGATTTCCATGTTTTCCACCGGAAGGACAGCCCGAACGTCTTCTTGTTCAAACTGGGTGGAGTTACAGCCTCCTTCACCGCCTCCGTAGGTAGCCTTTTCCTCACGGCAATAGACCGGTACATATCTATTCACAGGCCGCTCGCTTACAAAAGGATTGTTACCCGACCAAAGGCTGTCGTAGCGTTTTGTGTGATGTGGACCATCGCCATCGTAATAGCCGTTCTTCCCCTGCTCGGCTGGAACTGCAAAAAGCTCAACTCCGTGTGTTCAGACATATTCCCTCTCATCGACGAGACTTACCTGATGTTCTGGATCGGGGTCACCAGCGTCCTCTTGCTGTTCATTGTCTATGCCTACATGTACATACTGTGGAAGGCGCACAGCCACGCTGTTCGCATGATTCAGCGTGGCACGCAGAAAAGCATAATCATTCAGACTACGGAGGATGGTAAAGTACAGATCACTAGGCCTGATCAAACTCGTATGGACATCAGGTTAGCCAAAACCTTGGTCCTTATTCTAGTCGTTTTAATCATATGCTGGGGCCCTCTCCTCGCTATAATGGTGTACGATGTCTTTGGGAAAATGAACAAGCTCATCAAGACTGTCTTTGCCTTCTGTAGCATGCTCTGTCTGCTGAATTCGACAGTGAATCCCATCATCTACGCTCTGAGGAGCAAGGACTTACGACATGCCTTCCGGAGCATGTTCCCCACCTGCGAAGGGACTGCACAGCCTCTGGATAACAGCATGGAGTCTGACTGCCAGCACAAACACGCCAACAACACGGGGAACGTGCACAGGGCCGCCGAGAGCTGCATTAAGAGCACAGTTAAGATTGCCAAAGTGACCATGTCTGTCTCCACAGACACGACTGCTGAAGCGTTGTAA
- the CNR1 gene encoding cannabinoid receptor 1 isoform X2, which produces MKSILDGLADTTFRTITTDLLYVGSNDIQYEDMKGDMASKLGYYPQKFPLSSFRGDPFQEKMTAGDDPLLSIIPSDQINITEFYNKSLSTFKDNEENIQCGENFMDMECFMILNPSQQLAIAVLSLTLGTFTVLENLLVLCVILHSRSLRCRPSYHFIGSLAVADLLGSVIFVYSFVDFHVFHRKDSPNVFLFKLGGVTASFTASVGSLFLTAIDRYISIHRPLAYKRIVTRPKAVVAFCVMWTIAIVIAVLPLLGWNCKKLNSVCSDIFPLIDETYLMFWIGVTSVLLLFIVYAYMYILWKAHSHAVRMIQRGTQKSIIIQTTEDGKVQITRPDQTRMDIRLAKTLVLILVVLIICWGPLLAIMVYDVFGKMNKLIKTVFAFCSMLCLLNSTVNPIIYALRSKDLRHAFRSMFPTCEGTAQPLDNSMESDCQHKHANNTGNVHRAAESCIKSTVKIAKVTMSVSTDTTAEAL; this is translated from the coding sequence ATGAAGTCAATCCTAGATGGCCTCGCAGATACAACTTTCCGAACAATTACGACAGATCTGCTTTACGTGGGCTCCAACGATATCCAGTACGAAGACATGAAAGGCGACATGGCATCCAAGCTGGGATACTATCCCCAGAAgttccccctctcctccttcagGGGTGAtcctttccaagaaaaaatgaCTGCGGGAGATGATCCCCTGCTGAGCATTATTCCCTCAGACCAGATCAATATCACAGAGTTTTACAACAAGTCCTTGTCCACGTTTAAGGATAATGAGGAGAACATACAGTGTGGGGAGAACTTCATGGATATGGAGTGCTTTATGATCCTGaaccccagccagcagctggccaTCGCCGTTCTGTCGCTTACCCTGGGCACCTTCACAGTCCTCGAGAACCTCCTGGTCCTGTGTGTCATCCTCCACTCCCGAAGCCTCCGGTGTAGGCCCTCCTACCACTTCATCGGCAGCCTGGCTGTGGCCGACCTCCTGGGCAGCGTGATTTTTGTCTACAGTTTTGTTGATTTCCATGTTTTCCACCGGAAGGACAGCCCGAACGTCTTCTTGTTCAAACTGGGTGGAGTTACAGCCTCCTTCACCGCCTCCGTAGGTAGCCTTTTCCTCACGGCAATAGACCGGTACATATCTATTCACAGGCCGCTCGCTTACAAAAGGATTGTTACCCGACCAAAGGCTGTCGTAGCGTTTTGTGTGATGTGGACCATCGCCATCGTAATAGCCGTTCTTCCCCTGCTCGGCTGGAACTGCAAAAAGCTCAACTCCGTGTGTTCAGACATATTCCCTCTCATCGACGAGACTTACCTGATGTTCTGGATCGGGGTCACCAGCGTCCTCTTGCTGTTCATTGTCTATGCCTACATGTACATACTGTGGAAGGCGCACAGCCACGCTGTTCGCATGATTCAGCGTGGCACGCAGAAAAGCATAATCATTCAGACTACGGAGGATGGTAAAGTACAGATCACTAGGCCTGATCAAACTCGTATGGACATCAGGTTAGCCAAAACCTTGGTCCTTATTCTAGTCGTTTTAATCATATGCTGGGGCCCTCTCCTCGCTATAATGGTGTACGATGTCTTTGGGAAAATGAACAAGCTCATCAAGACTGTCTTTGCCTTCTGTAGCATGCTCTGTCTGCTGAATTCGACAGTGAATCCCATCATCTACGCTCTGAGGAGCAAGGACTTACGACATGCCTTCCGGAGCATGTTCCCCACCTGCGAAGGGACTGCACAGCCTCTGGATAACAGCATGGAGTCTGACTGCCAGCACAAACACGCCAACAACACGGGGAACGTGCACAGGGCCGCCGAGAGCTGCATTAAGAGCACAGTTAAGATTGCCAAAGTGACCATGTCTGTCTCCACAGACACGACTGCTGAAGCGTTGTAA